The Lycium barbarum isolate Lr01 chromosome 4, ASM1917538v2, whole genome shotgun sequence nucleotide sequence acccacgaaccggtaaaaattttaagtatgacaagaaaaaatagCGTGtaaaaatagctaaaatggttgcttttgatgctctaccattttcatttctttcgggtttggggtttgttacttatattcaacaTTGTTATAAtctgttatttgagggtattcctagaagtacttgtagagcggatgttatagatttgtataaaaaatataaattttatttgcgacatgtatttaattctttaaattgtaatgtttctcttaccgccgatttgggtcttagtcttaacaagttagatttttttgctattacatgtcattgggttgatgataattgggtgatgcaaaaaagaattatagcttttttatatgatgaagggaaaggccgtcacgatggaaaaatatttatcggattcaatgtctactattatgagattttttttaacatttatagaaaaacactttgtattgctttagataatgcttctaataatacaaaagcgattggtcttttaaaaagggaattaaaccttccgctaaaaaatattttcaagtgagatgtagttgtcacattttaaacttgattgttaaagaTGGCCTTAagtgttttgaagattctattcaaaaagttagaaatgtggttgcgtttcttttttgtaatgctaatagggcaaaactgagagattttaagaattcttgtgtggaaaATGGCCTTAGatctaggaaaattcaagtagaagttgacacTGGGTggactacacttacattatgttacaacaaacatatgattataggattcccatacaacaagttcacaaccattttaatacgaatagtgatgattggttaaatattaccgattggaaagatgttaaggaatgtgttgaactcttacaaAAAAATTATAATGCAACTTACTTTTTCTAGAAAATTCTATCGcacggtaaccgaaattttagcctacttagctgaaatagctagagttttacaagagtataaaaataaatccggttatcaagcggcaatttttaatatgacaacaaaatttaagaagtatttttttcccatcccaactttatttatattgggttctcttttaaatccttgtttaaaaatgtcttatactagagcattggttaatcaaatttatacctttttagaagttgaagaggaagttgaaccatctttaACTGAAGCCGAGCTCGCtattgatgccgagtttagaaaagtttttagtcattattctaatttggaagaaaatgctacacccgttgctccacgccctactacttctcaaagtagcaaaaagggcttgtcgagtttgtcgcatttaaaagttttacattcacatccaactccttataatgcaaactttgatgaatatcacatttatttgatgcagcaaaatgtggatatcaagaAACTAGATGatgtggacgtcttagcatggtggaagagatacaaggcaagtcatccgatactttcaagaatggctcgagatatccttacggttcaaatatccactgtggcttcggagagtgcacttaaccaaggaagacaacaaattggagaccatagacactcattatccggatttagcttgcaagtactagtgtgcattcgcgattgggttagatcggagcgacgcaaccaaaacttagaagcggtggaaggcgaagaggaagagattgaagatttgatagcaagtggagtggaccaaatggaagactttgaagatatctccatgactgaatatgatatggcggatattagccaaatgattgacactttttgattttattattctactatttgtttgcaactcatgtattatttgcaagttaaaaaaaattataacttgcaaataaatgttatccattaatgaataaaatatatggctcattgagctttcttctatttacttgtgttcatatttttacttatattaagttaggaatatacctaaaatatacttataatatacatctgcTTAAAttaaaactagaaagttatatacttgaaaaataactaaaatatactaagaatatacttataatataaatatacttaatttataaaataggaatttataaacttagaaaaaacttaagctatatatatatatatatatatatatatatatatatatatatatatatatatgtttaagttaaatgtattataacttaagttatttatatatatatatatatatattgacatatataagtatattcttagtatattttaggtatatgtagtataacttaagcatataacttaatatacatatacgtatatgccgttagtcagtaaatatataaattttacttataaacttatataacatatgtaaatatacctacaacaTACTAATATAACATATACCTACaatataacacacacacacacacacacacatatatatatatatatataaactatacaaaaaaaaagggttttctaACGTTTAGGACTGGTCCGGTCCGGTTTCCAGTTTGAAACCGGTAAACCGAAACTGGTGGCCGGTTCCGATTTTTAGACCCGAAACTGGTGGCCGGTTCCGATTTTTGGACCCGAAACTGGTGGCCGGTTCCGATTTTtagaccggaaaccggccggtttactaaccggttaccggtccggtccggtttgaaccggttgCCAGGCTTAATCTCACCCCATCTTATCTCACCTTTTATTCCATATACATGGAATTGGATGAGCTATTAAAAAAAATCATCGCACCAATCAAATATAGGATTAATTCAAATCCCATTAGATTAATAATCCAGTCCATTCTatccctcctaccaaacgaccccttagtcaTTCCCACAAATATCCCCATCTtggggtagtctttaatttttgtcttaaGTGATAAAAAGTGGTCGAAAAAATCTTTAACATCGAAAAAAAATCAACCTATCTATTTAACAAGGCATAGTTTATAGAAATTTTTCCTTGTCTGGCATAATTTTTGTAGAAATTAAATTTTTCGACATAAATTGTGTAGTAACTAATTCGCTCGGCACTACACAATTTATGTCTGAAATTTAATTCCTACAGAAATTATGTCAGACAAGGCAAATTTCTATAAACTTGAGAATTAGTTACTACACAATTTATGCCGAACAATTTATTTCCTATAGAACCTATACCGAACAAGGCAAAGGTTCTCTAAACTTATGCCTAGCGAATTTTTTTGGTAAGAAAACAACAAATTCATCGCCTCTGTCGGGGGATCAAACCTAGAATCTCTGGTTTCGTAATCCAGTGAATAAggatttttggccctcaaattttcattaaatgataAGCAGGGCAAAAAgtaaagactagcaatttgaggcacacaaattaaagaccaatatgaaggacaatccgcgtaAAAGAAAGTCTAACTTATAGCTAGCGGGATAAGTTCTTGGGTCATTTGCATTTTGCCACTATTTCGTactggtctttaactttttccCCCTCGACAAATAACTTTTTCACGaggcataaatttatattttctcaTAATATCCCATAAGTTATGCCTAGCGTGACTTTTGCCTTTAAATAACTGATGCCTCGCTGGGCATAAGTTGTtttttgaaggataaaaattaaagaccaacccatttgaagggaaaaccgtgcaattttgactcaaactctacttgatcaggtagagtttcgtcttcaggtatgccaaaattctaccttaagatTTGcctacaaaactctgccttgtgaatccaaagctctgccttgcgattttttatttttttttactgaactagggttcgaacccaaaacattggagtattaggcgaaggctaaaaattaaagaccaccaatttaagggacaaaaattaaagaccagtgcttttgaagaGCAATCTgcacaaaaacatatatatatagtactaaTAGTACTGTGATATGTGAAGGTTATGGGTTCATTTGCACGattttccttcaaaggcactggtctttaatttttggccttcgcctAATATTCCGAGGCTTTGAgtgtcaaattctggctcaataaaaaaaaaattgcaagacagagtttcatagtaaaattaggcctattcgggcaaaatttAGACCTTAAGACAGAATTTTGTAAAATTTCAActgaataaaaaaaatatatatcttaATGCAAGCCCCTATCTTAATGCAGAGTTTGcctcaaactctgcctgaaggtagcaaaactctgccttgcgaatctaaactctaccttgcaattttttttatttttttttaattattgagtaAGCAGGAATTCGAACTGGAAATCAAGgaatttttagcgaaggacaaaaattaaagatcactaattttgaggagcaaaaattatagatcagtgcctttgaagggcattccgcacaaaaaaatgaacgTTGTGCATACAACATAattataccaagtgaattgagcCGTCTATATGATTTTCATTGACCATATATTGCACTACTTAAATTTATTTCGGATTAATAATATtatgcaaaataaaataaaaatactataagtctTTTATATTTCAGAACTAAAAGGTTTTTAAATCATATAAGAACTAAAGTAAGTGTACTAACATACTTAAATCACAACTAATTGGTATTAcctatttaatttaatttttcatttttccaTTTTTGTCGCTAGGTCTGCATGGATTGCAAAAGTTCTTAGAGACGAGTTATTTTTATGTAACTCATCCTTTTTAATATTGTCTTTCACTATACTTTTACATTTACAAATTGGTGCTTGCAACATATATGACCTCTTTTTGTTATTTTCTACTCGGTGTCTGGTACTTGCATTGGAGTTCGATTAAATTTCGATTCACGTTGTGAAGTCTCATATTGGCAGACAAATCAATCTCTAATAAAGATGATTTTATATCTAGAGCTCAAATATGAAATCTCTGATTAAGGATGAAGGAGTATTTAATACTTCACCGTAACCTTGTTGGTGGttatttcattttaaaaaaaaaaattgaaacaagcCAATGTAGAATTAAATTGACTCTTGCAATTTTTGCAAGTTGTGACATCACTAGATGTCTATGAAATGAGAGAAAGACAGGACAAAGTGCTTGGTGCCATTACCCCTTGCCCATCAATTGTTTTTATCAGTTGAAGAGAAAGGAATGGACATCAAAACGACAGAGCATTAAGGGAAAAATTTAAAAACTTCTCTTTTTGTATAGAATTGTAAATAAAATAAGTTTGAAAAAACAATCCACCACAATCTAGTAAGAAGAATGTCTGCCAAAAAAAAGTAAAAAGGTCATATCATCCATTGAATGGGCCAAGGGATGGACCACTTTAGCACCCAAAATTCATATTCAATGGATCACATTTATCCTCCCTTACTCATCACATGGGCTTTGCCTCAAGGCCTTCACATTTTTCTACGGAATTTTTAAGCGATATAGCTACTTCTAATATATAATTAGTggtaataattattttttattttaattactaataataactaaatacTTTTCTAATTTAACTATTATAGCTACAAAGAAACTTTCAATTATCATTTCACAAATACACCTAAAAATTAGCACCTTCAATCCCATATCCCCTTTTAATGGTAACAATATTAATCACTTAATATACATTAccattctctctcctttttcataaattcttaccttttaaaAAGGGAAGAATCTGTGAATGCCCAGTGAAATAGTCGTCTTCTTCCTGTCTTCACCCTTCTGCAAAATTCGATTTTCCATTTTGGGATATTGCAATCCGAAACGGTATTTTTAGTACGGTTATTTCGATTCAAGGCATATGTGGTCAAAGTGGGCCTCTTTCACGTTCTATCCCATCTCCTTTGTTTTGTGAAATTTTCGCTATTTGTGTTATTATTCTTCCACAAAAACAACTTGGTGGAAGTGATTGTTTTTGCTCCAAGCCGTGGTGGTAGTTATGGCGGCGCACAcgagagaaggggagagagaaagttttttagggtttttgaaaagatgaaaaatatatgtatttgtgtatgttcTATGATATAACTACCAATTGTTGTGGTTGGTGGTGTATTTTTGTAAGTTTTGGCTGTCgaatgttttcaaattttgaatttttaattttttacgtttgaatgttgaagattggatgAAGGAATAGAAAACAGTTATGGAAAAGAAATCTAAAATATGATTTCGTGGAAGAGTATGgtaaaaaataccaattaataaCTAATTAAATGATCCCACCGTTATGGCCTAAAATCAAGGGATATGTTTTCTTTTTTACTGTGTTTCTATGAATTTACACGCATCAAATACATTCGAAAAAAATACCTTAATTGGGAAaacatagctacaaatggtaatatttaaaagagtagctataaatgataggaaactactataaggtagtcatttgagtaattttACCTTTTTCTATTATAGGTTCAATTTGATTACGTTCTTTCATTCCTAGAAGGTGAAACACATATAGTCGCCAAGTTTGTTTGGTATAACGGAAGTCATTTAAAGGAAAAAGATTTTTTCTGAGAAAATTATCTTATGTTGTTCGGTCATCAAATCTTTTGTAAGGGTGTTAGTCATGTTTCTTGCAACTATATTAACTTTTAACTTCGTGCGTATTACTTGCTCCAACTATTACAAAGACACTATTATAAATCTTTCGTACTAATACGATTTCATCAAACACTCTTTCTGCTAATATTATTAATTCTATATGTGGAATATTTTCACTCACTGCCCAAATATCAAAACAAAAATTGTGagaatatttttcataaaaaataaCTTGCATCATAAAATAATAGCCTTACTCGTTTTTCTATTCTCTAGTTGGAGAAATCCAATTCCGCCTGTGTGAGCTTATTCACATTATCGGTCTCaaatttgaataaagaaaaactgTTGTAAACTGGTAGTTACATTGAACTAGTCAATTTCATGATAAATCCTCATAGTATGTTAATAAGGATTCATAATCGGCCCCAACTTATTTTGGAATTGAAGCGTTAATGTAGTTAGAGAATCTTTATAGAATATTCAATTCCTAACCGGTGATTGTAAATGAATTCTttaattaatttctttttttatgtgttttggggggaggggggaggaggggggggggggggtccaatGACAAGCTTATTACCTTTCCTGCAAATAAAAGATCACAatataaagaaaaaagaaaaataaagggcACTGACAGCCGATTGAACGGTCTCTTGGGAATTAATATTTCTTTATATTCTTTTTGGCCTTAAAGGTACCTGTCAGGTTTAATATTGAAGTCTTTCGAAATGAAAACGACATATTGTTCGTATTAGCTTCTTGAGGTTGGTTTTAATTTTATGATTAATGTTTGTCATGTTCCACAATATATCTATTGCCTAAGGATTAAAATTATCCAAAAGTCCTCCAAATATGGTCCTACTAATGAATTTCATGTCCACTTGCCTAGTTGTCTACGTTGGATTTGAGATAAAGTTTACCTTGAAATTCACAAAATTTAGATTAGATTATTGAGTTCAATCAAATATGACCCATGTGGTCTGGTGAAGGGGATGGACTAAATTATTGAAGATGATGATAACAAATAcaatgaatgaaatatataataataatttagCATGCATTAGGTAATCCTAATTACCTACCACTATTCTAAAATAATGATGCGGACTTCGTAATTTCAAAGGAATGATGGAATTAATGACGTACAACACTTATTAATATAACAATGATATAATACAAAGTCGTTATAATAATGTAATACTAAGCTGTCTCAACTTATTTTTTCCACCCACTCCAAATTCAGACTCTCCCGCGGGACCAGGGCTATAGTTTAGAAGGAATGCTCTAACTACACGGCtgtaattaatatatataaatatatatatatcaactatTCAGCTTATATTTGATATTCCAATAAAAGTATTCGGTAACACTGCTCatcaaaatttaaaataaattggAAAAGATCATCTCAGAGTCTCACATTTTATCCATCATTAACCACTAGATCACTCTTGATGGTAGAAATATTCTTAACCAAATTTGTTTTGCTGCTAATACAATTCCTTTTTGTATAAAGAATGAAGCATTCAAATGTTTTCCAGTTTAAGTTACAAATAGTAGTACTCCCTTCGCCACTTTGATTGATATAGTTTTAGGCTTTTAGCTATAGTTTGACTCTGTCTGGCGTTTAATTAGAAATGCAGATTTTCAAAACTTGTAATTTTAAACATGTAAGCATTTGTGCtacaaaacttttgaaacttaatagtcttaaaaatatcataagtcttaaacatatcatatcaaaacttGTCATTATAAACATATAAATATTTGTGCtataaaacttttgaaacttgtggtcttaacatatcataacatgTGTGTGGCTATAAAACTTTCTCATTAagaaaatatagaaatgtgtcgtaCTTTTGGACTGATAAAGGAAATCGCGTGCAACAAAGTGAGTATTTACAAGAGTGAAATAACAATAGGCATAGAAATGAATATTGAGCAACATGTACTTGAGAGTTTATCGGACCagaagaaaaaaacaaaataGTAAAAGAGTATAAACCTTTAGAAAACAAGTATATGCATGCCAAGAAAGAACTAACAAACAAAAGGACCATGCCATGGTCATTTGTTCTTCtttatttccttttcttctttcaccaagcAAAAACTACAACTATGTACACAGTGATTAATCAATATCATCTCATATTTTGAGAAGAATGAATttatccaacaacaacatatccactaAGAATGAATTTATCCCAAGTCCAAAAATGATTGATTAGTGAGAATGAATTCATTCCTTCATAGCAGCAAATCAGCAATCAAATACTAGATGTGTTGCTAATGACTTACACCAAGAACAAAAGCAACACTACTGAGTACTGACAATCGCTGATAGTGATGGATTTCTGTGTGGCTATGTTGTGGAGTATACGCTTGCAATCGTAAACATGCATAATTTTCACTAAATACAGACTGAGTAGCCACATACCACTCAATTCATCAATTACACCTCAAAGCAAAATCAACTGAATCCGCAACAATCCTCCGTACGTTGGAGTACGAGATTGTTAATATCATATGAACACATTACTAAGTTGCAAATATTAAAAGGACGTTAATCAGTCAAACTAGATTTCTTCACTCTCCTTGGAAGCAAAAAAGATCGACCTGTGGTGAAGATACACTTTTTAACTTTAAGTTTTAGAATATATGTTTCCTGAAATAATTCCAATGTTAGTCGAAAAGCTCCGTCCAGGACATACCTTATCAAACCTACCAATATATCTATCAATAGTAAAACATCCTACCCAATCGTTTTAAGAGAAATATTATTCACTTAGGAACAGACTTGCCTGTAACCAGGAAACTAGGTCATTACTATCCAGCATACATACAATACACACCACACAAACAACCAAATGATGACAGTATTAGCATTCACCAATCAAGGATCAGGCAGTACTTATCCAGAAATCATGTTAATATTTGTTAGAACTTAGCAATTGCATGATAACATGGAAAAGATAGTAATTAATACACAAGGAAATGTAGGAAGATACAGCACACTGATTTTCAAACACGGACAATAGTTAGGATTTGTTTAAAGCGGAACGCTTGCCTACACAGTCAAGACTAATTAGGAGAATGCGACATAACAGTAAAATTATACATGACACAATAAATCAGATTTTTAACAGACAACAAATTGAAGAGTTAAAACCTCTATTAGTAGCTGTTAAAAGAAAAGAGTCTTCTGGCTTCAGAAGAAAGGCTCCTCAGCACCTCCAAGTCACAGCTGACAAGAGCTCCTGTTGTTTCCAGCATAGCACAAGCGACGTCTGTCGCTTCTCAACGTGAAACCCTCCTACCTGAGTTCTCTTAACAACACATTCAGCCTGGATTTCAGTCATATTACTACATGCAACAGGTGAAAATCCTGCAGAAGCAAATAGGTTTCTCCATGGAGACATCCGATCAGGGGATCGCAGGCGCCCCAAGATCATGTTCTCAATGCTAGGCTGGAGGAGAGACCTCTCAATCTTTTTCCCAATGTCTGGAGCTAAATTAGCAGCATCAATACTGGCTAAGAGTATCTCATAGTACTGGAGGGCATGGAGGAGGTGATGCTTTAAGGGGAGTTCAGTACGTTCACATCCGCGTTCGAGTGATACAACAACTTTTGGAGAGAGCTGCTTCATAAAGTGAAGAAGTGAAGGAAATGCAAATGGACAGCTTGAAATAGACCAGATTGGGAAATTAATAGCAATTGCCTCACACTCAGATGACCTCAAGGAGGATAAGGGATAAGACTTAGGGTCAAAAGAATCCAAGTTAATAACTTCAAGCTCAAATCTTATCCCCGCATCATTAGCAAACTGTGTTAGACTTTCATGCATGATGCCAATTTCGATAGAGTGGTGGGTTGAAGGAGATGCAAAGGCCGTAATCTTTAGGGAAGCCTTTCTACTGCTATTTGGAAGTTCTTGCATAAATGAGGACCATTGAGCACCAAAACCAATGTCGAAATCTATTATGTGAATTTGCTCTGCATCCCCAAGAGCTTCAAGGATAGCCTGATTGGAGGTGAAATTCATGAACTGGATAAGTGGAGATATTTCAGAGAAAGCCTTATAAGCATCCATCTTAAGCACACAATCAAACGGTGTGGGATTTCTTGGAGGCAAAAAGGTGGATGCGCAAGGCAAAAGGAAAGGCAACTGCAGAGCCTCCTTGATATAAAAAGCAGCCCTCCTAGAGGGTTTCCCGACAGGAGAAAGCTGTTGATTGAGCCGCGCCAATATCATTTGCGCGTTTGAGAAATGTCCGGCCAGCAATAGTTCAGAGGCCTGAAAAATCTGGTCATAAATAAACTGTTGTTCCTGCAGTTGATGACGGGGCACCATCAAATTACCATTACCACCACCACCAGCTGCCTCAAGCTTAGGTACAATTAACGGCTTTGGCTGAAACTGCTGAGGAGGCAGCAAATTCACTTGTTGCTGCATTTGTCCCAATTGTTGTTTCGTCAGCAACAAGTCACAACTTGCATCAAAAAACGGAACTTTAGGCAATAAAGCGCCTAAATTTGGACCAAGGGCACCCAAACTGTTGCCCGAATTGTGGCGTTTGGGCGGAGGCTGTTCAGGATTGATGTCATATGATACCGAGCCAGACATGTTAACACAAGCAGTATTCTTGAATTGGGTTTGGTTTGACATTACTAGTGGACTAAAAGGTTGAGGCTTTTGTTCTAATTTTTGCACTTGAAAGCTCTTAGCCAAAAGATTGACATTCAGATTATCAAAGTTATCATTTTTTCTGTTATTTGAGTCTATAACACAACCAAGTTTCTCAATATTGGCATTCATAGAGACATTTGAACCAGAAAAAGAAACATTATCTGAATGAGCTAAAGAACCAGTGGCTGATACCTCAAATCCACAGCCCAAATCACCATTTCCTCCTTGAAGTAATTGTTTCAAGCTGACTGATGGGTCCTCCACATCACCTGAAATCCACCTGAGAAAGCTTTGGTCTGAGCCTGCAAATTCAGGCAACAAATTATCCAAATCACCAAATCCAAGACCAGATTTTTCTGTCTCCACACCCACAGTTAATGGCTGCAGCTCAGCCACTAACTCTTCTTTCTTTCCAGTGCCTGGAACTGCAATATTTCCACCATTTTGGGCACCATAAGAACACGAGGAAGATGAAGCTGAAGGACTAGGACTTCTTGTATCCAACACAGAAACCGGTTCATTTCTTGTAAAGTTTGCATCTTTCTTGCAAATTTGTGCTTCTGGTGGAGAAGTTGAAGAAATTGAAGGCACAAAATTAGAAACACCAAGAACCCCTTTTGGTGGTAAGCTGTTATTTTGAGGTATTACAATCATctgaacataaaaaaaaaaaatcagcaaaCCCACAACAAGAACACCAACAATATTACCATAACAAAAaaattaacaccaaaaataagaAGATAACTTGGTTTCTTGCCTTTTGCTAGTTGATGGACCTTATATTTTATCAAGATTTGAACAGTAGTGAGTTCTTCAAACCAAACCCATGAACATAAAACACAACCATTGGTTCAAAAATACAAACTTGGTCTCCACTtcatctggaaaaaaaaaaaaaatcaacacacaccataacaaagaaaaaaagttaACAGTGAAAGatgatatttttcattttcttaccTTCTAGATAGATCTTATTGTTTTCAATAACTTGTCTTCCACAGAAAAACCAACCCCACAAATAGAAAACACATTCATTAGTTCAAAAATATAAACTTGGTCCCCATTTTAGCTCTTCCATTATAGAACATCACCCTTTAGACCTCTGGTCATGTACTATTCTTCTGTATGGGTTCtctcttttcttctctttcttttttcgtATAGAATAGAGCTACAGATAGGGCCACTAGGTAAGCTTTCTTTGATTTTCTTCTGCTAGTCttgctttatttttctttgtttttttctgacctctttttatgtcaCAGTCCTCTCTGTTCTGCCACGGATGTCTGCATCACAAAaaagtaaggaaaaaaaaaacaaaacaaggtTGCCCTCTTTTATCTATTTCCCTCTCTGTTTTCTCTTTACTCTATGGTACTTCTTCACCCCCATTCTTTGTTTTCATCTTAACCCTTTTCCCCCCTCTCTCTCTAGTTCCTACCTTTTTTGTagtttgaatttttatttttattttttatcggGTATTTAGTACactctccgttttaatttatgtaatTTAGTTTGACGAGATACATCGTTTTAAAAAAGaatgaagacttttaaaatttatgatctaaaataagcaataaatatttatgtggctgtaaatcatttcattaaggataaaagggaaaaattttaaattatttttaaatatacaaatgtatcattcttttttggacagactaaaaatgaaagtatatcacataaattgagata carries:
- the LOC132635084 gene encoding scarecrow-like protein 22 isoform X1; this translates as MIVIPQNNSLPPKGVLGVSNFVPSISSTSPPEAQICKKDANFTRNEPVSVLDTRSPSPSASSSSCSYGAQNGGNIAVPGTGKKEELVAELQPLTVGVETEKSGLGFGDLDNLLPEFAGSDQSFLRWISGDVEDPSVSLKQLLQGGNGDLGCGFEVSATGSLAHSDNVSFSGSNVSMNANIEKLGCVIDSNNRKNDNFDNLNVNLLAKSFQVQKLEQKPQPFSPLVMSNQTQFKNTACVNMSGSVSYDINPEQPPPKRHNSGNSLGALGPNLGALLPKVPFFDASCDLLLTKQQLGQMQQQVNLLPPQQFQPKPLIVPKLEAAGGGGNGNLMVPRHQLQEQQFIYDQIFQASELLLAGHFSNAQMILARLNQQLSPVGKPSRRAAFYIKEALQLPFLLPCASTFLPPRNPTPFDCVLKMDAYKAFSEISPLIQFMNFTSNQAILEALGDAEQIHIIDFDIGFGAQWSSFMQELPNSSRKASLKITAFASPSTHHSIEIGIMHESLTQFANDAGIRFELEVINLDSFDPKSYPLSSLRSSECEAIAINFPIWSISSCPFAFPSLLHFMKQLSPKVVVSLERGCERTELPLKHHLLHALQYYEILLASIDAANLAPDIGKKIERSLLQPSIENMILGRLRSPDRMSPWRNLFASAGFSPVACSNMTEIQAECVVKRTQVGGFHVEKRQTSLVLCWKQQELLSAVTWRC
- the LOC132635084 gene encoding scarecrow-like protein 6 isoform X2, encoding MIVIPQNNSLPPKGVLGVSNFVPSISSTSPPEAQICKKDANFTRNEPVSVLDTRSPSPSASSSSCSYGAQNGGNIAVPGTGKKEELVAELQPLTVGVETEKSGLGFGDLDNLLPEFAGSDQSFLRWISGDVEDPSVSLKQLLQGGNGDLGCGFEQQVNLLPPQQFQPKPLIVPKLEAAGGGGNGNLMVPRHQLQEQQFIYDQIFQASELLLAGHFSNAQMILARLNQQLSPVGKPSRRAAFYIKEALQLPFLLPCASTFLPPRNPTPFDCVLKMDAYKAFSEISPLIQFMNFTSNQAILEALGDAEQIHIIDFDIGFGAQWSSFMQELPNSSRKASLKITAFASPSTHHSIEIGIMHESLTQFANDAGIRFELEVINLDSFDPKSYPLSSLRSSECEAIAINFPIWSISSCPFAFPSLLHFMKQLSPKVVVSLERGCERTELPLKHHLLHALQYYEILLASIDAANLAPDIGKKIERSLLQPSIENMILGRLRSPDRMSPWRNLFASAGFSPVACSNMTEIQAECVVKRTQVGGFHVEKRQTSLVLCWKQQELLSAVTWRC